The following coding sequences lie in one Apus apus isolate bApuApu2 chromosome 16, bApuApu2.pri.cur, whole genome shotgun sequence genomic window:
- the SEPTIN5 gene encoding septin-5 isoform X1, whose protein sequence is MDSLIIQERLVERLLSPRTQAQRSHPAKLKDHEKQYVGFATLPNQVHRKSVKKGFDFTLMVAGESGLGKSTLVNSLFLTDLYKDRKLLNAEERINQTVEIVKHTVDIEEKGVKLKLTIVDTPGFGDAVNNTECWKPITDYIDQQFEQYFRDESGLNRKNIQDNRVHCCLYFISPFGHGLRPVDVEFMKALHEKVNIVPLIAKADCLIPSEIRKLKERIREEIDKFGIKVYQFPECESDEDEEFKQQDRELKESAPFAVIGSNTVVEAKGQRVRGRLYPWGIVEVENQAHCDFVKLRNMLIRTHMHDLKDVTCDVHYENYRAQCIQQMTSKLTQDNRIESPIPILPLPTPDTETEKLIKMKDEELRRMQEMLQKMQQQMQDQ, encoded by the exons ATGGATTCGCTCATTATTCAGGAGCGGTTAGTGGAGCGGCTGCTTTCTCCCAGGACTCAGGCGCAGCGAAGCCACCCAGCCAAGCTGAAG GACCATGAGAAGCAGTACGTGGGCTTTGCCACTCTGCCAAACCAGGTCCACCGGAAATCTGTGAAGAAAGGTTTCGACTTCACCCTGATGGTTGCAG GAGAGTCGGGTCTGGGCAAATCCACGCTGGTGAATAGCCTGTTCCTGACAGACCTctacaaagacagaaaactcCTCAATGCCGAGG AGAGAATCAACCAGACAGTGGAGATTGTCAAGCACACGGTGGACATTGAGGAGAAGGGTGTCAAGCTGAAGCTGACCATAGTGGACACACCAGGCTTTGGAGATGCTGTTAACAACACTGAGTG CTGGAAGCCCATCACTGACTACATCGACCAGCAATTTGAACAGTATTTCCGCGATGAGAGTGGCCTGAACCGTAAGAACATCCAGGACAACCGAGTTCATTGCTGCCTCTACTTCATCTCGCCCTTTGGTCATGG ACTGAGGCCTGTGGATGTTGAGTTCATGAAAGCTCTGCATGAGAAGGTCAACATTGTGCCTCTCATTGCCAAAGCTGACTGCCTGATCCCCTCCGAGATCCGGAAGCTAAAAGAGAGG ATCCGGGAAGAGATCGACAAATTTGGCATTAAAGTGTACCAGTTTCCTGAGTGTGAATCTGATGAAGATGAGGAGTTCAAGCAGCAAGACAGAGAGCTGAAG GAGAGCGCCCCCTTTGCCGTCATCGGCAGTAACACCGTGGTGGAGGCAAAAGGCCAGCGGGTCCGAGGGCGGCTCTACCCCTGGGGCATTGTGGAAG TGGAAAACCAGGCACACTGTGACTTTGTGAAGCTGCGGAACATGCTGATCCGGACACACATGCACGACCTGAAGGACGTCACTTGTGATGTCCACTATGAGAACTACCGAGCTCAGTGCATCCAGCAAATGACCAG CAAGCTGACTCAGGACAACAGAATAGAAAGCCCAATTCCTATCCTGCCTCTCCCAACACCGGACACTGAGACAGAGAAGCTGATCAAAATGAAGGATGAGGAG TTACGGCGGATGCAAGAGATGCTGcagaagatgcagcagcagatgcaggaTCAGTGA
- the SEPTIN5 gene encoding septin-5 isoform X2 — protein sequence MVPEQTCAARDETSEEQRSGKALDHEKQYVGFATLPNQVHRKSVKKGFDFTLMVAGESGLGKSTLVNSLFLTDLYKDRKLLNAEERINQTVEIVKHTVDIEEKGVKLKLTIVDTPGFGDAVNNTECWKPITDYIDQQFEQYFRDESGLNRKNIQDNRVHCCLYFISPFGHGLRPVDVEFMKALHEKVNIVPLIAKADCLIPSEIRKLKERIREEIDKFGIKVYQFPECESDEDEEFKQQDRELKESAPFAVIGSNTVVEAKGQRVRGRLYPWGIVEVENQAHCDFVKLRNMLIRTHMHDLKDVTCDVHYENYRAQCIQQMTSKLTQDNRIESPIPILPLPTPDTETEKLIKMKDEELRRMQEMLQKMQQQMQDQ from the exons ATGGTGCCCGAGCAGACGTGTGCAGCACGAGATGAGACctctgaggagcagaggagcGGAAAGGCGCTG GACCATGAGAAGCAGTACGTGGGCTTTGCCACTCTGCCAAACCAGGTCCACCGGAAATCTGTGAAGAAAGGTTTCGACTTCACCCTGATGGTTGCAG GAGAGTCGGGTCTGGGCAAATCCACGCTGGTGAATAGCCTGTTCCTGACAGACCTctacaaagacagaaaactcCTCAATGCCGAGG AGAGAATCAACCAGACAGTGGAGATTGTCAAGCACACGGTGGACATTGAGGAGAAGGGTGTCAAGCTGAAGCTGACCATAGTGGACACACCAGGCTTTGGAGATGCTGTTAACAACACTGAGTG CTGGAAGCCCATCACTGACTACATCGACCAGCAATTTGAACAGTATTTCCGCGATGAGAGTGGCCTGAACCGTAAGAACATCCAGGACAACCGAGTTCATTGCTGCCTCTACTTCATCTCGCCCTTTGGTCATGG ACTGAGGCCTGTGGATGTTGAGTTCATGAAAGCTCTGCATGAGAAGGTCAACATTGTGCCTCTCATTGCCAAAGCTGACTGCCTGATCCCCTCCGAGATCCGGAAGCTAAAAGAGAGG ATCCGGGAAGAGATCGACAAATTTGGCATTAAAGTGTACCAGTTTCCTGAGTGTGAATCTGATGAAGATGAGGAGTTCAAGCAGCAAGACAGAGAGCTGAAG GAGAGCGCCCCCTTTGCCGTCATCGGCAGTAACACCGTGGTGGAGGCAAAAGGCCAGCGGGTCCGAGGGCGGCTCTACCCCTGGGGCATTGTGGAAG TGGAAAACCAGGCACACTGTGACTTTGTGAAGCTGCGGAACATGCTGATCCGGACACACATGCACGACCTGAAGGACGTCACTTGTGATGTCCACTATGAGAACTACCGAGCTCAGTGCATCCAGCAAATGACCAG CAAGCTGACTCAGGACAACAGAATAGAAAGCCCAATTCCTATCCTGCCTCTCCCAACACCGGACACTGAGACAGAGAAGCTGATCAAAATGAAGGATGAGGAG TTACGGCGGATGCAAGAGATGCTGcagaagatgcagcagcagatgcaggaTCAGTGA
- the SEPTIN5 gene encoding septin-5 isoform X3 yields the protein MSTGMRYKSKLVNPEEKQDHEKQYVGFATLPNQVHRKSVKKGFDFTLMVAGESGLGKSTLVNSLFLTDLYKDRKLLNAEERINQTVEIVKHTVDIEEKGVKLKLTIVDTPGFGDAVNNTECWKPITDYIDQQFEQYFRDESGLNRKNIQDNRVHCCLYFISPFGHGLRPVDVEFMKALHEKVNIVPLIAKADCLIPSEIRKLKERIREEIDKFGIKVYQFPECESDEDEEFKQQDRELKESAPFAVIGSNTVVEAKGQRVRGRLYPWGIVEVENQAHCDFVKLRNMLIRTHMHDLKDVTCDVHYENYRAQCIQQMTSKLTQDNRIESPIPILPLPTPDTETEKLIKMKDEELRRMQEMLQKMQQQMQDQ from the exons GACCATGAGAAGCAGTACGTGGGCTTTGCCACTCTGCCAAACCAGGTCCACCGGAAATCTGTGAAGAAAGGTTTCGACTTCACCCTGATGGTTGCAG GAGAGTCGGGTCTGGGCAAATCCACGCTGGTGAATAGCCTGTTCCTGACAGACCTctacaaagacagaaaactcCTCAATGCCGAGG AGAGAATCAACCAGACAGTGGAGATTGTCAAGCACACGGTGGACATTGAGGAGAAGGGTGTCAAGCTGAAGCTGACCATAGTGGACACACCAGGCTTTGGAGATGCTGTTAACAACACTGAGTG CTGGAAGCCCATCACTGACTACATCGACCAGCAATTTGAACAGTATTTCCGCGATGAGAGTGGCCTGAACCGTAAGAACATCCAGGACAACCGAGTTCATTGCTGCCTCTACTTCATCTCGCCCTTTGGTCATGG ACTGAGGCCTGTGGATGTTGAGTTCATGAAAGCTCTGCATGAGAAGGTCAACATTGTGCCTCTCATTGCCAAAGCTGACTGCCTGATCCCCTCCGAGATCCGGAAGCTAAAAGAGAGG ATCCGGGAAGAGATCGACAAATTTGGCATTAAAGTGTACCAGTTTCCTGAGTGTGAATCTGATGAAGATGAGGAGTTCAAGCAGCAAGACAGAGAGCTGAAG GAGAGCGCCCCCTTTGCCGTCATCGGCAGTAACACCGTGGTGGAGGCAAAAGGCCAGCGGGTCCGAGGGCGGCTCTACCCCTGGGGCATTGTGGAAG TGGAAAACCAGGCACACTGTGACTTTGTGAAGCTGCGGAACATGCTGATCCGGACACACATGCACGACCTGAAGGACGTCACTTGTGATGTCCACTATGAGAACTACCGAGCTCAGTGCATCCAGCAAATGACCAG CAAGCTGACTCAGGACAACAGAATAGAAAGCCCAATTCCTATCCTGCCTCTCCCAACACCGGACACTGAGACAGAGAAGCTGATCAAAATGAAGGATGAGGAG TTACGGCGGATGCAAGAGATGCTGcagaagatgcagcagcagatgcaggaTCAGTGA
- the SEPTIN5 gene encoding septin-5 isoform X4, translated as MVAGESGLGKSTLVNSLFLTDLYKDRKLLNAEERINQTVEIVKHTVDIEEKGVKLKLTIVDTPGFGDAVNNTECWKPITDYIDQQFEQYFRDESGLNRKNIQDNRVHCCLYFISPFGHGLRPVDVEFMKALHEKVNIVPLIAKADCLIPSEIRKLKERIREEIDKFGIKVYQFPECESDEDEEFKQQDRELKESAPFAVIGSNTVVEAKGQRVRGRLYPWGIVEVENQAHCDFVKLRNMLIRTHMHDLKDVTCDVHYENYRAQCIQQMTSKLTQDNRIESPIPILPLPTPDTETEKLIKMKDEELRRMQEMLQKMQQQMQDQ; from the exons ATGGTTGCAG GAGAGTCGGGTCTGGGCAAATCCACGCTGGTGAATAGCCTGTTCCTGACAGACCTctacaaagacagaaaactcCTCAATGCCGAGG AGAGAATCAACCAGACAGTGGAGATTGTCAAGCACACGGTGGACATTGAGGAGAAGGGTGTCAAGCTGAAGCTGACCATAGTGGACACACCAGGCTTTGGAGATGCTGTTAACAACACTGAGTG CTGGAAGCCCATCACTGACTACATCGACCAGCAATTTGAACAGTATTTCCGCGATGAGAGTGGCCTGAACCGTAAGAACATCCAGGACAACCGAGTTCATTGCTGCCTCTACTTCATCTCGCCCTTTGGTCATGG ACTGAGGCCTGTGGATGTTGAGTTCATGAAAGCTCTGCATGAGAAGGTCAACATTGTGCCTCTCATTGCCAAAGCTGACTGCCTGATCCCCTCCGAGATCCGGAAGCTAAAAGAGAGG ATCCGGGAAGAGATCGACAAATTTGGCATTAAAGTGTACCAGTTTCCTGAGTGTGAATCTGATGAAGATGAGGAGTTCAAGCAGCAAGACAGAGAGCTGAAG GAGAGCGCCCCCTTTGCCGTCATCGGCAGTAACACCGTGGTGGAGGCAAAAGGCCAGCGGGTCCGAGGGCGGCTCTACCCCTGGGGCATTGTGGAAG TGGAAAACCAGGCACACTGTGACTTTGTGAAGCTGCGGAACATGCTGATCCGGACACACATGCACGACCTGAAGGACGTCACTTGTGATGTCCACTATGAGAACTACCGAGCTCAGTGCATCCAGCAAATGACCAG CAAGCTGACTCAGGACAACAGAATAGAAAGCCCAATTCCTATCCTGCCTCTCCCAACACCGGACACTGAGACAGAGAAGCTGATCAAAATGAAGGATGAGGAG TTACGGCGGATGCAAGAGATGCTGcagaagatgcagcagcagatgcaggaTCAGTGA
- the GP1BB gene encoding platelet glycoprotein Ib beta chain yields the protein MNSGILFLSLLGFLPLVIPTCPVPCKCATSIIDCTSKDLTVAKLPVAFRPSAEIIHLGYNRLTSIPNGLFDNLKSLQVVYLQGNPWECNCDILYLHSWLQWQQNRTLYRDLRCASPAHLQDRVIAYLTEDEIISTCQYWYCSLALLSQLCLFILLFLQSILVIFIIVYLQKFRRMTAEAQSTTQDLHQHVDTWESSSRNPYNSD from the coding sequence ATGAACAGTGGAATTCTCTTCTTGTCCCTCCTTGGCTTCCTCCCACTCGTGATACCCACGTGCCCTGTGCCATGCAAGTGTGCCACCAGCATTATTGACTGCACATCAAAAGACCTAACTGTAGCAAAACTACCAGTTGCTTTCCGCCCTTCAGCTGAAATTATCCACCTTGGTTACAACAGGCTCACCTCGATTCCCAATGGGCTCTTTGACAACCTGAAGAGCCTCCAGGTAGTCTACCTGCAGGGCAACCCTTGGGAATGCAACTGTGACATCCTCTACTTGCACTCCTGGctccagtggcagcagaacCGGACCTTGTACAGGGATTTGAGATGTGCCTCCCCAGCTCACCTGCAGGACCGGGTCATTGCCTATCTGACAGAAGATGAGATCATCTCCACGTGCCAGTACTGGTactgcagcctggctctcctTTCTCAGCTCTGTCTCTTCATCCTTCTTTTCCTGCAGAGTATCTTGGTTATCTTCATCATTGTCTACCTGCAGAAATTTCGGAGAATGACCGCTGAAGCCCAGAGCACCACCCAAGATCTACACCAGCATGTAGACACCTGGGAATCTTCCTCAAGAAACCCCTACAACAGTGATTAA